The Nostoc sp. 'Lobaria pulmonaria (5183) cyanobiont' DNA window CAAAATCGCGTTAATCTTATTTTGGCAGACATTCCCTTCCTCACTCCTGGGTTTGCCAAAGCGGCAAATATTCCCTGCTGGATGATGAGTAACTTTGGCTGGGACTTTATCTACCGAGATTGGGGAGGTGAATTTACCGCAGTTGCAGATTGGATTAGTGATTGGTATTCAAAGTGCGATCGCCTCTTTCGTCTCCCTTTCCACGAAGCAATGCCAGCTTTTAACAATATCACAGATGTCGGCTTAACAGGCGGTTCCCCTCGTTACTCTGCTGATGATTTACGTTCTCTTTGGGGAATAACTGCACCAGTCGAAAAAACCATTTTGTTGACCTTTGGCGGGTTGGGTTTACAGCAAATTCCTTATGATAACCTACAGCGATTTCCAGATTGGCAATTTATCGTATTCGATCAATCTGCCCCTGATTTACCTAATTTAGTGAAAATTAATGACCACAAATACCGCCCTGTAGATTTTATGCCTATTTGTGGGCGAGTCGTCTCTAAACCTGGTTACAGTACTTTTTCTGAAGCCACGATACTAGGAGTACCAATTGTCACCATACCGCGTGAAGACTTTGCCGAAGCAACTTTTATCGTAGAAGGTATAACTAATTATAATCAGCATCAAATTCTCACCCCATCTGAGTTTTTTCAAGGGACTTGGAATTTTCTCCATGAGTTACCTCAACTACCAAAGCAATCTCAACCAATTGCTAAGGATGGTAATGAAGCGATCGCTAAAGCTGTTCTCAATTATTTACAGACAAAATAAAGTTATTTAAAAAAACATCAATTAATAATGGAATTTCCATTCAAAAATAAATAAAATAAATGAGAATTATCTGCATAGAAGATGTGTTTAATCATTGATATTTTTCAGAAATAACGTTAGTCTTTCATTTATCAAATAAATGTCTTATTTGCTATATATATTGTGTTGCTAAGTCTGCTCATCATATCTAGATTAATGAGAAAATTTAGTCTTTTAAAGATATTATAAATATTATTACTGGTTTTCAACTTTATGCTATTTTTACAGGCTTGATTACCACGCAAACTCTTTTTCAGCCCAAACCTATAAACTGACGATATTTAGAATAAATATTTGAACTTATCACTTCAAGTATATCAGTTACAGATGTTAGTTAGCTTAAGAGAGACTTATAATGAAAATCAGAAGCAAGTAGAGGATATATCTCAATCCTTGAGATATGCTACTTTTGTAATTACCAGAATCGCCTTTGTTGCCTTGTTACATCAAGTAACAGTTTATTTCATTCCCGAACTCCAAATACTATCATCAATAATTACCGTTTTAAATGACTCACTACCAAAAGTTATTAAAAATTTCCACTACTGGCAAATCTTTTTACAACATCACTACACAAATTGCAGCCGCAGTTGCCGAATCGGGGGTTGAAACTGGTCTTTGTACTTTATTTTTGCGCCATACTTCAGCCAGTTTAGTGATCCAAGAAAATGCCGATCCTGATGTTCTTGTGGATCTAGCTAATTTTATGGCAAAACTCGTCCCAGAATCAGGTAAATACATTCACGACGCAGAAGGCCCCGATGATATGCCAGCACACATCCGTACTGCACTCACTCACACTTCTGAACATATCCCCATTAATCGCGGTCACTTGGTACTGGGAACTTGGCAGGGAATTTATATTTGGGAACACCGCCAACGCAGTCATTCCAGAGAATTAGTTGTTCACATATCTGGATAGCAGATTCTCAAGTTTTATTTAAGGTGCAGTTTTGTAGAGTTTAAATACTCTGGTTATATCGCCTACATTTTGGGTATAATCTCTTAAACTTGTGCTGATTGAGATGGATTAAATAAATTTTGTATTGATAATTTTAGCATCAAAATTATTAAGATAAAAAATAATCAGATAAATACTAAATAATTCATGTAAATTTGTAAATTTAAAAGTTAAGTTTATTTGTGATTATTAAATAATTTATTTAGGGCAATATACACTAGTATTTAGTGTAAGCTGTCTGGGCTACTTCTATTACTATGAAGCAAGAACTAACGCCAACTCATACTTTTCAACTTATTGATGAAATCCTTGCCCAGCAGTCTGTTAATTTATTGTCACTTAATCCCCAAAAAACATTAATTACCAGCTTTGCAGAATTAGAAAATTTGATTGCAGAACAAAACACCGACATTCAAATTATCACAACCATTCAAGCAACTATCGAAAACATAGTCCGTACTCAGTTGCAAAATTTCCCAGAAAACATCTTCTGGGATTTTGATTTTCTGGTAAGTAGTATGCTTCGGCAGGCTTTAAACGCAGATGAGGGCGCTATTGCTTTCTTAAAGGTTTTTGGTGAAAAGATGGTGTGTCTGACAGAGATGTTCGGAAATAAAACGGAAATACGCTTCCGTTATGTTCATGATTTTATGTATGGTTTTGAGTGGGCAAGATGGGTACAAAAAGAGCCACAACAACGCGCACATATAGAGCCTTTTAGTTTGTTGTTTTTAGATTATTTGCTCATCAAAGGTAAGGAACTTTTACAACGTATTAAGCATGGTCAGGTCGTATCTTATAAACTGTGTGATACAGGCTACCGCAACCCCTTCACCTTTTCTCGCGAACCAGAAGATGAATACCGTCTGCTAACTTATCTTGCTGAAGAACAACTGATTCCAGTAGCAGTATGGAACTGGAATGCTAGCCCTGTATGGAACAAACCTTTTCAGGAAATGCGCCAGCAATTAGCATTAAAATTAAATATTAAACCACAGAAACGCTGATTAGCAATTAAAAATTGCTGAAGAAAATAATTATGAAAATTGCTGATTTAATTACTTGGTTTGAAGCATGGGCGAATCCTGCTTGGTGTGAAAGCTGGGATAATTGTGGCTGGCAGGTTGAACCAGGTATTTTGCAGGAAAAAACACGGGTTTTGGTGTGTTTGACACCAACTTTGGCGGTAATGCAAGAAGCGATCGCAGAAAATGCTAATCTGATATTCGCCCATCACCCCTTGATTTTTAATCCTCTGAAATCTTTACGCACTGGTGAAGCGATCGCCGAAATGGTACGGTTAGCTTTTACCCACAATATTGGTATTTACACTGCTCACACGAATTTTGACCAAGTGCAAGACGGCACTGCTGACGTGTTAGCTCAGATTTTAGAACTCAAAGAAGTTACTCCTATAGAACTTACACAAGCAGGATTAGGATATGGTCGTGTTGGTTTGCTAGAGCCATTTCTGACATTACAGGAATTACTTGCAACAATTCAAACCCGACTTTCTCCTCCTAATTTGATTTTTTCTCCAAGTGCTGATTTACAGCAAACAATTTCACGAGTTGCTGTTTTGGGTGGTTCGGGGGCTAGTTACATTTCAGCCGTCGCCAAAACAGGTGCTCAAGCTTATCTGACTTCTGATTGTAAATTCCATCAGTTTCAAGAAAGCCGCGACCGCAATCTCATTTTAATCGATGCTGGACATTACGCTACCGAACGTCCGGCTTGCGATCGCTTGGTGCAAAAATTCCAATCTTTAAACTTAGACTGGGTGCAATTAAGTCAAAAAGATGAAGATTTTCGCCAGTTTTTTGCTTGATTGCTGATGTTTCATTATATTTTGTCGATGCTTTTTGAAAAAATTGTTGTATTTTAATTTTGTTAAGGTCTCAACTTTTCAACATTGATCCTGAAAATTCCTATGCCCTTTTATCTGTATATATTAAAGTATCGAAAACTCACATTGTGATATAAATCACTGATTGAGCGTAATACTAATCACACAGTATTAATGTTTCATATCAATTAGCAACAGAGGAAAATGTTCCACACTAGACCTAATAATTTGCTCACTCTGCCCTAATCAAGATGATTCGCACAATTATTGCATCTGCTTTCCAAACTGGATATCTTAGTGTTGAATCTGAGGGTTTACTCCAGCAGGTGCTAGCCACTAAATGCTATCAGTCAGAGGATTTGCCAGACCTTGCAGCCCTATACGATGCGGTTCGCGCCGGAAAAATTAAACGAGAAGCATCCTCATCGAACGTGCTTATAGAATTTCCTTTACCACATAAATCCTCCTGAGACTTCTGGAGTAGAATTTTCTCATAGTCTTTTCCCTCTACCTCTTCCCTTACTCTGTTGCCTTTTTTTAGGCAAAAACCTGAAAAACTCAAAACTATTTGGGTGTTGTTGTTGAAAAGCATCAAGGTCAGCAAGAGAATGAGTTAAGATCAGATACAAGTGGGTAAAAGTAAAGCCAAGTCCCCGGACTTCCCAATAATGCCAATGATTAAAAGTAGGCAAGTTAAACAACCGCAATCAACGATTGTTTTCGAGTATTCTTTATTACATAATGGTAAGAATGACTCACCAACAAATATAAACCTGGTTAGGACAGGTACCGAATTGTTTGACTTCTATAGAAGCAGACATTCCCTAGAATAAGCCGGAGGGAGATTGAGTTTATTGTTAGAGCATCTGATTTATCACCCAATATTATCCTGATATTTTGATAACTAGAAGCAAATCTTGGGATTGGGTGATGAAGCGTACTTGTTCTAAACAGTGAAATTAGCCTCTTAAAGGTGTAATGTAATGGGGTAGAACCCAGATTTTGACAGGTTTAACTACGTTGTTTAAAAAGGCAGAAACAGTACATGCTACACCGCAAGATTTATCAACTGTGTTGCGATGGGCGCGAGGTATGTGTTTTCTTGCGGGACCAGCAACGCTGGATTGAACGCGCCCGCATCATAGACATAGAGGGAGATTTAGTGACCCTACGCTATGAAACAGATGAAGAAGACGAAGTTTGCTCTTGGGAAGAAATGGTTCGCCTCGAGAGCATTGGTGCTGTAACGCAAAAATTGGCTTCAGTACCACGCGGTAATGTGGAACCTCTGATGACTGAAGATTGTCCCGAAGCAGAGCGCATTCACAACCGTTACACTGACTCGAATCCAGAATAAATAATCAGTGCTGAGTGCTGAGTATCGAGTGCTGAGTAATAAATCCTAACTCAGGACTCAGAACTCAGGACTCAGGACTAGATAAACCTTCAAAGGCAGGACAGTAACCTTCGAGAGTTACCTTAAAGTTATACAACGGGGAAGCTGGGTTCCAACACCGCTGCCCCCTTTGATGTCGGCAAGTACCACAACAGTCTACATCTGCCCATGTATAGCGATCGCTGTTTTGGTTGAGCAGTTCTCGTTGAGACAATCCCCTTAATACTAATTCTTCCCCTTGCCAACGAGCTTCGATTAAACCAGTATCGGCAAATTGCCGCCAACGCTGATCGGCAGTAATCACATTGGGTAGGGTGATTGTGATTACTGTTCCTAACTCTGTCAGTTCGCCTTCATAGTTAGTCTCTGGTGCTGCCGGTTGTAAAAATGTGTCGCCGATGGGCAGTTCTACTAAGGTTTCAGCTGCCGGGGAATGTACGTGGTAGCGGTTTTGCAACTCCTCTAAGCTAGTCAGGTCTGCCAAGTAGGCAGGGGAACCGTGGACAAAAATCACGTGCTGGGGTCGCAAATTATGAATTAGCTGCGTAGTACCAGGGCCATCGCTATGTTGAGCTAAGAGATAAGTTTCAAGAGTGGTGGGCGCTAAATATTCTTTGTTAACTTTTATATCAATTTTTTCTGGTAGGAGAATCAGCCAAGGCCCGGTGTCTAATTGGCAGTGTTCGCCTAAATCAGATGTCGAGTCGGTGAGGACAATACAAGGTGACTTACCTACACTGGGACGATGTTCTGGTTGTAGACGACGCACGCGGGGACGTACCCGTTCATCCCAAAACAAGGGTTGATGGCGGGCAAAGTTCTGCACTGATGGGGGGAGATGGGGTAGCAGTTCAAGATATGCATCGCATCCAGTGGCGACAGCACCATCTACCCAAATATCTAAATCTCGGCCGGTGAAGTGGTGATGCGATCGCAAAAGCATTAATAATTCTTGACCTAATCCTAAAGCCGGGGTAGGAAGGATTACAGAACAATTGTCAGCGATCGCTCGATGAATTCGCTCGGCTAATTGATTTTCTTGGTTGCGGCGATGGGGATGACGGGATGTGCCATAACTACCTTCAATGATTAGCACATCCAAGTCTAAGCCCCGCAGTTCCTCTAAACGCAAACCTTCTACTAGTCGGGAGTTCGATAAGAAAAAGTCCCCTGTATAC harbors:
- a CDS encoding DUF6679 family protein — its product is MLHRKIYQLCCDGREVCVFLRDQQRWIERARIIDIEGDLVTLRYETDEEDEVCSWEEMVRLESIGAVTQKLASVPRGNVEPLMTEDCPEAERIHNRYTDSNPE
- a CDS encoding secondary thiamine-phosphate synthase enzyme YjbQ — protein: MTHYQKLLKISTTGKSFYNITTQIAAAVAESGVETGLCTLFLRHTSASLVIQENADPDVLVDLANFMAKLVPESGKYIHDAEGPDDMPAHIRTALTHTSEHIPINRGHLVLGTWQGIYIWEHRQRSHSRELVVHISG
- a CDS encoding Nif3-like dinuclear metal center hexameric protein, giving the protein MKIADLITWFEAWANPAWCESWDNCGWQVEPGILQEKTRVLVCLTPTLAVMQEAIAENANLIFAHHPLIFNPLKSLRTGEAIAEMVRLAFTHNIGIYTAHTNFDQVQDGTADVLAQILELKEVTPIELTQAGLGYGRVGLLEPFLTLQELLATIQTRLSPPNLIFSPSADLQQTISRVAVLGGSGASYISAVAKTGAQAYLTSDCKFHQFQESRDRNLILIDAGHYATERPACDRLVQKFQSLNLDWVQLSQKDEDFRQFFA
- a CDS encoding glycosyl transferase, which codes for MERPILYLAITNHGFGHATRTASIAATIQKLCPEVLLILVSTAPRWLLECYIEGDFIYRPRAFDLGVVQTDSLTMDKAATLEKLLDIKKHQNSLIASEVNFIRQNRVNLILADIPFLTPGFAKAANIPCWMMSNFGWDFIYRDWGGEFTAVADWISDWYSKCDRLFRLPFHEAMPAFNNITDVGLTGGSPRYSADDLRSLWGITAPVEKTILLTFGGLGLQQIPYDNLQRFPDWQFIVFDQSAPDLPNLVKINDHKYRPVDFMPICGRVVSKPGYSTFSEATILGVPIVTIPREDFAEATFIVEGITNYNQHQILTPSEFFQGTWNFLHELPQLPKQSQPIAKDGNEAIAKAVLNYLQTK
- a CDS encoding MBL fold metallo-hydrolase, whose product is MRNNLSASSRVDAAEAGSELECLPYSVQHDNEGVCLLVKMGPHRILLDCGLEDISSLAKGLTKSVSGTSSPLPADLVLISHAHPDHAKGLLALHKAFPKLPIYGSEVTSKLLPLNWVDEDPEKISQFCHALPLRSPVEFQDGLVAELFPAGHLPGAVAILLTYTTQQRTYKLLYTGDFFLSNSRLVEGLRLEELRGLDLDVLIIEGSYGTSRHPHRRNQENQLAERIHRAIADNCSVILPTPALGLGQELLMLLRSHHHFTGRDLDIWVDGAVATGCDAYLELLPHLPPSVQNFARHQPLFWDERVRPRVRRLQPEHRPSVGKSPCIVLTDSTSDLGEHCQLDTGPWLILLPEKIDIKVNKEYLAPTTLETYLLAQHSDGPGTTQLIHNLRPQHVIFVHGSPAYLADLTSLEELQNRYHVHSPAAETLVELPIGDTFLQPAAPETNYEGELTELGTVITITLPNVITADQRWRQFADTGLIEARWQGEELVLRGLSQRELLNQNSDRYTWADVDCCGTCRHQRGQRCWNPASPLYNFKVTLEGYCPAFEGLSSPES